Proteins from a single region of Chryseobacterium sp. T16E-39:
- the thrC gene encoding threonine synthase: MNYYNLKDKKEVVDFKTASIKGQGNQKGLFFPEIIPAFDEDFIQNLNRFSDEEIAFRCMKDFVDNEISDEDLQQIVSETISFEIPLKKITDTISVLELFHGPTLAFKDIGARFMSRCLSYFLKDENKKVTVLVATSGDTGGAVAHGFYKVPGIEVIILYPKNRVSPVQEKQLTALGENITALEVDGSFDDCQNLVKHAFSDTEINIHLFLTSANSINIARWLPQQIYYLLALKQWQKTENGNPVICVPSGNFGNICAGLLAYFRGLPADHFIAACNANDVVPHYLKTQILEPKETVATLSNAMDVGNPSNFVRILELFHHQSENLHHFVSGYSINDEDTLGTVRKVYEQYNYLLEPHGAVAYSSLETYLKEHPEKKGFILETAHPVKFPDAVEKAIGGKIKIPESLADLMKEEKKTIEINSDFEELKRFLLNKI, from the coding sequence ATGAATTATTATAATTTAAAAGATAAAAAGGAAGTTGTGGATTTCAAGACCGCTTCCATCAAGGGACAAGGGAATCAAAAAGGCCTGTTTTTTCCTGAAATAATTCCGGCATTTGATGAAGATTTCATTCAAAATCTGAATCGGTTTTCAGATGAAGAAATAGCTTTTCGCTGCATGAAAGACTTTGTGGATAACGAGATTTCTGATGAAGATTTACAGCAAATAGTTTCAGAAACAATTTCCTTTGAGATTCCCCTGAAAAAGATCACTGATACAATATCGGTTCTTGAATTATTCCACGGTCCTACCCTTGCCTTCAAAGATATTGGTGCTAGATTTATGAGTAGATGTTTATCATATTTCTTAAAAGATGAAAATAAAAAAGTAACCGTTTTAGTTGCTACTTCCGGAGATACCGGAGGGGCCGTAGCCCATGGTTTTTACAAAGTACCGGGAATCGAAGTGATTATTCTTTACCCCAAAAACAGAGTGAGCCCGGTACAGGAGAAACAGCTTACCGCTTTAGGGGAAAATATCACAGCATTAGAAGTGGATGGCAGCTTTGATGATTGTCAGAATCTTGTAAAACACGCTTTTTCAGATACTGAGATCAACATCCATCTTTTTCTTACTTCTGCCAACTCCATTAATATTGCACGATGGTTACCTCAGCAGATCTATTATCTGCTGGCTCTAAAACAATGGCAAAAAACTGAAAATGGAAATCCAGTTATCTGTGTACCCAGTGGAAACTTTGGAAATATATGTGCTGGCTTACTGGCTTACTTCAGAGGATTACCCGCAGATCATTTTATTGCAGCCTGCAATGCCAATGATGTGGTTCCGCATTATTTAAAAACACAGATTTTAGAACCCAAAGAGACCGTTGCCACTCTTTCCAACGCAATGGATGTTGGTAATCCAAGTAATTTTGTGCGTATTTTGGAATTGTTCCATCATCAGTCCGAAAATCTTCACCATTTTGTTTCAGGATACTCGATAAATGATGAGGACACTCTGGGGACTGTAAGAAAAGTTTATGAACAATATAACTACCTCCTGGAGCCTCACGGGGCAGTTGCATATAGTTCACTAGAAACCTATCTGAAGGAACATCCCGAAAAAAAAGGCTTTATTCTTGAAACAGCACATCCCGTAAAGTTTCCTGATGCGGTAGAAAAAGCAATTGGGGGAAAAATTAAAATTCCTGAATCCCTTGCTGATTTAATGAAGGAGGAGAAAAAAACAATAGAAATAAATTCTGACTTTGAAGAATTAAAACGATTTTTGCTGAATAAAATTTAA
- the folB gene encoding dihydroneopterin aldolase, which produces MSKIFLEDIKIYAYHGVLPEENIIGTYYILNAELHTDLWKASESDDLNDTISYADINDIIHNEMKVKSKLLEHVAGRIISKLHEDFPQVSYIKLKITKTAPPMQGEMKGASIELEKNFQSQ; this is translated from the coding sequence ATGAGCAAGATCTTTTTAGAAGATATTAAAATATATGCGTACCATGGTGTTTTACCTGAAGAAAATATCATTGGTACCTACTATATTCTAAATGCAGAACTTCATACTGATTTATGGAAGGCTTCTGAATCAGATGATTTGAATGATACGATCAGTTATGCCGATATCAATGATATTATCCACAATGAAATGAAAGTTAAATCGAAACTTCTGGAACATGTTGCAGGAAGAATTATTTCAAAACTCCATGAAGATTTCCCTCAAGTTTCTTACATTAAATTAAAAATTACTAAAACAGCTCCCCCAATGCAGGGAGAAATGAAAGGAGCTAGCATTGAATTAGAAAAAAATTTTCAATCCCAATAA
- a CDS encoding DUF4403 family protein, translating to MKSIKILFILLCVNVFGQTKVDNQLADYNFPKIKSSITMPVTIPLSEIGNMINASVKELIYQDDSYSDNNNDQFKVKVWKTRPIRLVGGTNQNLLIEVPLKIWAEKGIGTLGIYSYQNTTFETVMYFNTTLNFKNNWTILTNTQPMGFKWVTKPVLDYGKIQIPITSLVEKSLKEQQEKFCKTIDQQMGTQLNFQQYAVMAWNVFSQPFNISEEYNTWLKVTPVNVNITPLKFYGNQIDANIGIDIYSETFTGNKPASSLPIKTAGNFNFIPVLGDQFSLQTTANVPFTEASNIARKMFLGKEYDVRDSKVKITDIRVYGVENRIMIEAQTEGYIKGTALISGVPVYDDTKKKIVLSDTKFKLKTMNILQKTASLLFQGKIVKMIEQEYGIPTQELVDTSKKSIEEAFNKEYYKGLKMNGRVFNLKPSQILLGTSGITAVIDTNASLKLIINGM from the coding sequence TTGAAATCCATCAAAATATTATTTATCCTGCTTTGCGTCAATGTTTTTGGACAAACCAAAGTTGACAATCAATTGGCAGATTACAATTTTCCGAAGATAAAATCCAGTATTACCATGCCGGTAACAATTCCTCTTTCTGAAATTGGCAATATGATCAATGCTTCTGTAAAAGAGCTCATCTATCAGGATGATTCGTATTCAGATAATAATAACGATCAATTTAAAGTAAAGGTTTGGAAGACCCGTCCTATAAGGCTTGTTGGTGGAACCAATCAAAACCTTTTAATTGAAGTTCCTTTGAAGATATGGGCAGAGAAAGGGATTGGTACGCTGGGAATTTACTCTTATCAGAATACGACTTTTGAAACGGTAATGTATTTCAATACAACCTTAAATTTCAAAAACAACTGGACGATCCTTACGAATACCCAGCCTATGGGATTCAAGTGGGTAACAAAACCTGTTCTGGATTATGGTAAAATCCAAATTCCTATTACTTCCCTGGTTGAAAAAAGCCTGAAAGAGCAACAGGAGAAATTTTGTAAAACAATAGACCAGCAAATGGGAACCCAGCTTAATTTCCAGCAATATGCAGTTATGGCCTGGAATGTATTCTCCCAGCCTTTTAATATTTCTGAAGAATACAACACCTGGCTAAAGGTAACCCCTGTGAATGTAAATATTACACCCCTGAAATTTTACGGAAATCAGATTGATGCCAATATCGGAATTGATATCTATTCGGAAACCTTCACTGGAAATAAACCGGCATCATCTTTACCAATTAAAACTGCTGGAAACTTTAATTTCATTCCCGTGCTTGGAGATCAGTTTTCGCTGCAGACAACTGCCAATGTCCCTTTCACAGAAGCCTCAAATATTGCCAGAAAAATGTTTTTGGGAAAAGAATATGATGTTCGTGATTCTAAAGTAAAGATTACTGACATCAGAGTATATGGTGTTGAAAACAGAATTATGATCGAAGCCCAGACTGAAGGCTATATAAAAGGGACTGCCCTTATTTCAGGAGTTCCGGTTTATGATGATACCAAGAAAAAAATTGTACTATCAGACACCAAGTTCAAGCTGAAAACGATGAATATTTTACAAAAAACAGCAAGTCTTTTATTCCAGGGGAAAATTGTAAAGATGATTGAACAGGAATATGGTATTCCAACACAGGAACTGGTTGACACTTCGAAAAAAAGTATTGAAGAAGCTTTTAATAAGGAATACTACAAAGGGTTAAAAATGAATGGAAGAGTTTTCAATCTGAAACCCAGCCAAATTCTTTTAGGCACCTCAGGAATTACCGCAGTGATTGATACAAATGCATCATTGAAACTAATTATCAATGGAATGTAA
- a CDS encoding RDD family protein: MRKYLQIVDRHRASQGLRLVNYIVDFIFSYIIILVLLGLSGIAFALITGSTVEEIGYRMENMNPMLDRLITLSAYLLVMFLTETISRGRSLGKLITGTKVIMIDGSTPTVGNYLLRNIIRGIPFVDQLSFLADKSGLHDKWSQTCVIIKKDYEAELQLKSDINSLGEKEIS, translated from the coding sequence ATGAGAAAGTATTTACAAATCGTTGATAGGCACAGGGCTTCGCAAGGCCTGAGGCTGGTTAATTATATAGTCGATTTTATTTTCAGTTATATTATTATACTTGTTCTATTAGGCTTATCAGGCATTGCCTTTGCCTTAATTACAGGCAGCACGGTAGAAGAAATAGGTTATAGAATGGAAAATATGAATCCAATGCTTGATCGATTAATTACTTTATCCGCATATCTTCTTGTTATGTTTCTAACGGAAACTATTAGTAGAGGGCGAAGCCTTGGTAAACTGATCACAGGAACTAAAGTTATTATGATTGATGGAAGCACTCCTACTGTAGGTAATTACCTTCTAAGGAATATTATCCGAGGTATCCCATTTGTAGATCAATTGTCATTTTTAGCTGACAAAAGTGGACTTCATGATAAATGGAGCCAAACCTGTGTAATTATTAAGAAAGATTATGAAGCTGAATTACAGTTAAAAAGCGATATCAACAGCCTTGGAGAAAAAGAAATTTCTTGA
- a CDS encoding tetratricopeptide repeat protein: MIKELLSVIFTFCLFILSFSQSLGERQYKDMIYGINFSTASDKEIKKIEGIVETCEKSNYKECVALGYLKIANIYSKNNNIEKSFSYSSKVEKLITEDTDDEIVFYLHALQFGSYMKLGKRMDARKKLDEISVRMKGNPYFDYLLNWYYGDWYYDMGDTKKALLSYKKAYKLAKIFRKDTKKYISKATKSKISNSYTATSSLGRVYLDLGKRDSAKIYIDEALKDAENISEVEHTYYSSLIAARYYLEVNEYEKAQHYLWVCKKIANTYYKSEGYVKAVNTSLLALYEKMKVKDSINYYSIKLLNEEDVNKKHNKNVNDAIDKEKNGKQTLQEDQTSKLKYILILIFLLCAILVYFIFFFYRKYKSKSLDKIDIQIDRPSVSDYHVFNEVTLLAKQNSPEFLTRFNDYNPHFTEKLLNITNLKSSEIRFCAYLYLNFSTKDIAEYTHTSVRTVQTKKYNLRKKLNIPGDVDIYLWFNDLGK; this comes from the coding sequence ATGATTAAGGAATTATTATCAGTCATTTTTACTTTTTGCTTATTTATACTCTCATTTTCTCAAAGTTTGGGAGAAAGGCAGTATAAAGACATGATCTATGGGATCAATTTTTCGACGGCAAGCGATAAAGAGATCAAAAAGATAGAAGGCATTGTCGAAACATGTGAAAAATCTAACTACAAAGAATGTGTTGCTTTAGGATATCTTAAAATTGCAAATATTTATAGTAAGAATAATAATATAGAAAAATCCTTCAGTTATAGCAGTAAGGTTGAAAAATTAATTACTGAAGATACGGATGATGAAATTGTTTTTTATTTACACGCCTTACAGTTTGGATCCTATATGAAATTAGGAAAGAGAATGGACGCCAGAAAAAAACTGGATGAGATCTCGGTAAGGATGAAAGGGAATCCTTATTTTGATTACCTGCTTAATTGGTATTACGGAGATTGGTATTATGATATGGGGGATACAAAAAAAGCACTATTGTCTTATAAAAAGGCCTATAAACTTGCAAAAATATTTAGAAAAGACACTAAGAAATATATTTCTAAAGCAACAAAAAGTAAAATCAGTAACAGTTATACAGCGACATCCAGCCTTGGGAGGGTTTATCTTGATTTAGGCAAAAGAGACTCTGCTAAAATATATATTGATGAAGCATTAAAGGATGCAGAAAATATAAGCGAGGTAGAGCATACTTACTATTCTTCGCTAATTGCAGCAAGATATTATCTTGAAGTAAATGAGTATGAGAAAGCCCAACATTATTTATGGGTGTGTAAAAAAATTGCCAATACCTACTATAAGAGCGAAGGATATGTAAAAGCAGTTAATACATCTTTGTTAGCCTTATACGAAAAAATGAAGGTAAAAGATAGCATTAATTATTATTCGATAAAATTGCTGAACGAAGAAGATGTGAATAAGAAGCACAATAAAAATGTAAATGATGCCATTGATAAGGAAAAAAATGGAAAGCAGACTTTACAAGAAGATCAAACGAGTAAATTGAAATATATACTGATTCTGATATTTCTTCTTTGTGCTATTTTGGTGTATTTTATATTTTTCTTTTACAGGAAATACAAAAGCAAAAGTTTAGACAAAATAGATATACAAATTGATCGTCCTTCTGTATCGGATTATCATGTATTTAACGAAGTAACATTGCTGGCTAAGCAGAATAGCCCTGAATTTTTAACCAGATTTAATGATTATAATCCTCACTTTACCGAGAAGCTTTTAAACATTACCAATTTAAAAAGTTCTGAAATAAGATTTTGTGCTTATCTCTATCTCAATTTTTCAACGAAAGATATTGCCGAGTACACGCATACTTCTGTAAGAACTGTACAGACAAAGAAATACAACCTTAGAAAAAAACTTAATATTCCCGGTGATGTGGATATATATTTGTGGTTTAATGATCTGGGAAAATAG
- a CDS encoding reprolysin-like metallopeptidase, translating into MKKKVLLICVLVAGFSKVQAQRWEKVSQKTSEIRKEVEVQHAFKVDLASLRSLLKDAVETGKGAKPVIVSLPTAEGKIEKFAVYSDPVVEKSLAERYQLGSYVGVGFDDPSKYVRFSTSPTEMQSMIIKDGKYQFIEPITLDKQTYGVFYKTKRTSGEHGFECTTGEKNFSDIKALQKNGKKNLSQIGITSRPSSTKYRTYRLALSVTGEYTQVFGGVAGAAAQINTTMTRVNGVFEKDFGAKLLVQDLPGIIYADAATDPYSDGDVGSGGAWNLELQNTLTANVGDAGYDIGHLFGATGGGGNAGGIGNICVNPTVAEPKGKGSGFTSPQNGPPSGDSFDIDYVAHELGHQLGANHTFSKSTESSGVNVEPGGGTTIMGYAGITQDNVQLNSDAYFHYASIDQVLTTLESKPNCGIAQEIVVNTPPAISPLTAYTIPKGTPYYLDANAADTENDPLNYTWEQYDSVDSFASISGDSGWGYNLQGSLARSRFGTASGRRYFPSLSTVMSGNLTNKAEWETVPYIPRTLHYAVTVRDENAQRPMLSSSETTVTVGNTGPFKFNGLTASSVLYNNASNTIQWEVANTNVAPYNVANVKIDYTSNNGTTWTDLVASTPNTGSYSAQMPGNLTGAVKFRISAIGNIFYAVSPQVTIGTAPTSTNNAPTGVMAIDTEVFKTTARLSWNSVPGATYSINYRKTGAANWSNTTSPTNSVVLNNLEDETNYEAQVAAVVNTVPGTFSSNYAFKTKGLKTGVDYCLMTTGGNNTLSPLFSALLSMTVSNLNYSGGNTLNDIANTYKDYSEDPAKMINLIKGTQYTLTYSDYANRSNQYNDWFQVWIDYNRNGIFEASEKVGSKNAIPNANKRHNGTIVFTVPANAYSGDKTLRMRVASTFFNGIDDPCGSPSVPVTGGGTISAGSFRDFPVKITDALAVNEVKETKSEIEIYPNPADTFVEVKNLKGKADYKIYSADGRLVLEGKLEGQKINVSTLIKGMYIITIAGESKTYNTKLIKK; encoded by the coding sequence ATGAAAAAGAAAGTTCTACTTATTTGTGTGCTGGTGGCCGGCTTTTCCAAGGTACAAGCACAAAGGTGGGAAAAGGTATCACAAAAAACTTCAGAAATAAGAAAAGAGGTAGAAGTACAGCATGCTTTCAAAGTTGATTTGGCTTCACTCAGAAGCCTTTTAAAAGATGCAGTAGAAACAGGAAAAGGAGCAAAACCTGTTATCGTTTCTCTTCCTACTGCTGAAGGGAAAATTGAAAAATTTGCTGTATACAGCGATCCTGTTGTTGAAAAAAGTTTAGCTGAAAGGTATCAATTAGGATCATATGTAGGAGTAGGGTTTGATGACCCGTCTAAATATGTAAGGTTCAGCACTTCTCCAACTGAAATGCAGTCCATGATCATTAAAGATGGAAAGTATCAGTTTATTGAACCCATAACGTTGGATAAACAAACCTATGGTGTCTTCTATAAAACAAAGAGAACAAGTGGAGAACATGGTTTTGAATGTACAACCGGTGAAAAAAACTTCAGTGACATCAAAGCACTGCAAAAAAACGGAAAAAAAAATCTTTCCCAAATAGGAATCACAAGCAGACCATCAAGCACAAAGTACAGAACCTATAGATTAGCACTGTCTGTTACGGGTGAATACACTCAGGTTTTTGGTGGAGTTGCCGGGGCTGCTGCACAAATCAATACAACAATGACCCGTGTGAATGGGGTATTTGAAAAAGATTTTGGCGCTAAGTTACTCGTTCAGGATTTGCCGGGAATCATCTATGCAGATGCTGCCACAGACCCCTATTCTGATGGAGATGTTGGATCTGGCGGAGCATGGAATTTAGAGCTGCAAAATACATTAACAGCCAATGTAGGAGATGCCGGCTATGATATCGGCCACTTATTCGGTGCTACCGGAGGAGGCGGTAACGCAGGCGGTATTGGTAATATTTGTGTAAACCCTACAGTGGCAGAACCAAAAGGAAAAGGGTCTGGATTCACTTCTCCTCAAAATGGTCCTCCAAGTGGAGATTCCTTTGATATCGATTATGTCGCTCATGAGCTGGGACATCAATTGGGTGCCAATCATACTTTCTCAAAGAGTACAGAAAGTTCAGGAGTAAATGTAGAACCTGGAGGTGGAACAACCATTATGGGCTACGCTGGAATTACGCAGGATAACGTACAGTTAAATTCTGATGCTTATTTTCATTATGCATCTATTGATCAGGTTTTAACGACCCTTGAAAGCAAACCTAACTGTGGCATAGCTCAGGAGATTGTGGTGAACACTCCCCCAGCAATTTCACCTCTTACAGCTTATACGATTCCCAAAGGAACTCCATATTATCTGGATGCCAATGCCGCAGACACTGAAAATGACCCATTAAATTATACATGGGAGCAATACGATAGTGTTGATAGTTTCGCATCAATTTCAGGAGACAGCGGATGGGGATATAACCTTCAGGGCTCTTTGGCAAGATCTCGTTTCGGAACAGCAAGCGGAAGAAGATATTTCCCAAGTTTATCAACTGTGATGTCGGGTAATTTAACCAATAAGGCTGAATGGGAAACAGTACCTTATATTCCCAGAACCTTACACTATGCGGTAACAGTAAGAGATGAAAATGCACAAAGACCTATGTTGTCCTCTTCTGAAACGACAGTAACCGTTGGAAATACTGGCCCATTTAAATTTAATGGACTTACCGCTTCTTCAGTATTGTATAATAATGCTTCAAATACAATCCAATGGGAGGTAGCAAATACTAATGTAGCTCCATATAATGTAGCTAATGTAAAAATAGATTACACTTCCAACAATGGAACCACATGGACCGATCTTGTAGCCTCTACTCCAAACACAGGAAGCTACTCTGCACAAATGCCAGGTAACTTAACCGGGGCCGTTAAATTTAGAATATCCGCAATTGGAAACATATTCTATGCTGTATCTCCACAGGTTACTATTGGAACGGCTCCTACATCAACCAATAATGCTCCTACCGGGGTCATGGCCATTGATACAGAAGTTTTCAAAACAACAGCAAGACTAAGCTGGAATAGTGTACCAGGTGCGACCTATTCTATCAATTACAGAAAAACCGGTGCTGCAAACTGGTCCAACACAACAAGTCCAACCAATTCTGTAGTTCTAAATAACCTTGAAGATGAAACCAATTACGAAGCACAGGTTGCTGCAGTTGTAAATACTGTTCCGGGAACATTTTCAAGCAATTATGCTTTTAAAACAAAAGGATTGAAAACGGGAGTGGATTATTGTTTAATGACAACGGGAGGAAATAATACACTCAGCCCCCTTTTCAGTGCTCTTTTATCAATGACGGTATCCAACCTGAATTATTCTGGAGGCAATACATTAAATGACATTGCAAATACTTATAAAGATTATAGTGAAGATCCTGCTAAAATGATCAATTTAATCAAAGGGACTCAATATACTTTAACTTATTCAGATTATGCCAACAGGTCCAATCAGTATAACGACTGGTTTCAGGTATGGATAGATTATAACAGAAATGGTATTTTCGAAGCATCAGAAAAAGTAGGTTCTAAAAATGCAATTCCTAATGCTAATAAAAGACATAACGGAACCATTGTATTTACTGTTCCCGCAAACGCATATTCAGGAGATAAGACTTTAAGAATGAGAGTAGCAAGTACATTCTTTAATGGTATAGATGACCCATGTGGAAGCCCATCTGTTCCCGTTACCGGAGGTGGGACAATTTCAGCAGGTTCATTCAGAGACTTCCCAGTGAAAATTACAGATGCCCTTGCAGTAAATGAAGTAAAAGAGACCAAATCTGAAATAGAGATTTATCCAAATCCTGCCGACACTTTTGTAGAGGTTAAGAACTTAAAAGGGAAAGCAGATTATAAGATTTACAGTGCAGACGGAAGACTAGTCCTGGAAGGTAAGCTGGAAGGCCAGAAAATTAACGTATCGACCCTCATAAAAGGAATGTATATTATTACCATTGCTGGTGAATCCAAAACGTATAACACAAAGCTAATTAAGAAGTAA
- a CDS encoding PKD domain-containing protein yields MKKTIHNILIILLLHFSAVLFAQADNVLFIGNSMTYFNDMPELFKSIAVSKGKNIEVTSHTVGGAGFLNHVNDASLFLKIKSKNYKYVIMQPGTGESAGASNPVTLTAQRGNMIKDSIRKYSPCSKIFLYEIPYGVPAQNEYATYFAVQKMIKDSITKMSTLMQVEIIPAGEAARAHYTATEDLALHGSFNDVHPSLQGSYLVASTVFSTIFQTPVFPSNFYGGLIQNKAEYYQQTAGNTFLSNPAQWNANVFHSNARFTITGSGQNVNLINLSANYTALLWDFGDGITSTAANPVHHYSSPGIYTITLTIHRNSCSENLSKQFDTSLLSVHEEKASKFEFYPNPVGNIAFLQSEKVIKNITIYTMDGRKLKTIPDFNARNGKIDFSAFTNGNYILSVQYTDDVFQNIKIIKK; encoded by the coding sequence ATGAAAAAAACCATACATAATATCCTCATTATATTACTGCTACATTTTTCCGCGGTACTTTTTGCCCAGGCAGATAATGTATTATTTATTGGTAATAGCATGACTTATTTTAATGATATGCCTGAACTTTTTAAAAGCATTGCCGTATCTAAAGGGAAAAATATTGAAGTTACCTCTCATACCGTAGGAGGAGCCGGATTTCTAAACCATGTCAATGATGCTTCGTTATTTTTAAAAATAAAGTCCAAAAACTACAAATATGTAATTATGCAACCGGGAACCGGGGAATCAGCAGGAGCCTCTAATCCAGTAACTCTCACTGCTCAACGGGGTAATATGATAAAAGACTCGATTAGAAAATACAGTCCGTGCTCTAAAATTTTCCTTTATGAAATACCATATGGGGTTCCTGCTCAAAATGAATATGCTACCTATTTTGCAGTTCAAAAAATGATCAAGGATTCAATTACCAAGATGTCTACTCTTATGCAGGTTGAAATAATTCCAGCCGGAGAAGCAGCAAGGGCTCATTATACAGCCACAGAGGATCTTGCACTACATGGCTCTTTTAATGACGTTCATCCAAGCCTCCAGGGAAGTTATCTTGTTGCTTCAACTGTATTCAGTACCATTTTTCAAACTCCTGTCTTTCCGTCAAATTTTTATGGCGGACTTATTCAGAATAAAGCTGAATACTATCAGCAAACGGCAGGGAATACATTTTTAAGTAATCCTGCACAATGGAATGCCAATGTCTTTCATTCAAACGCAAGATTCACCATCACCGGCTCTGGGCAAAATGTAAATCTGATCAATCTATCTGCAAATTATACGGCGCTCTTATGGGATTTTGGTGACGGAATCACGTCAACAGCAGCCAACCCAGTCCATCATTATTCCTCACCGGGTATTTATACCATTACCCTAACGATACATAGAAATTCATGTTCTGAGAACTTATCCAAACAGTTTGACACCAGCCTGTTGTCCGTACATGAAGAAAAAGCTTCAAAATTTGAATTTTATCCCAATCCGGTCGGAAATATAGCATTCTTACAATCAGAAAAAGTAATTAAAAATATTACAATTTATACTATGGATGGAAGGAAATTAAAAACAATCCCTGATTTCAATGCCAGAAATGGTAAAATTGATTTCTCAGCCTTCACAAATGGTAACTATATTCTAAGTGTCCAATACACGGATGATGTTTTTCAAAATATTAAAATCATCAAGAAATAA